In a single window of the Octopus sinensis linkage group LG1, ASM634580v1, whole genome shotgun sequence genome:
- the LOC115223432 gene encoding interleukin 17-like protein — protein MNTTNVLLRAVIFLLTNVVLFISSASIPTQCNIPSDLKIQYQKLYNAAIGNNFFLPAEKAPAGSDQQALTVGDKTCSTSSVFTDILRERSSCPWYLTITHNSTYYPSSRTDVVCRCTECVDSDSNHQCVVVYTPMTVLKRTAECVDGLYVYKPSVVDVATACVCARRSDVLSG, from the exons ATGAATACTACCAAC GTTCTCCTACGAGCTGTGATCTTCCTTCTCACCAACGTCGTATTGTTCATATCCTCGGCCTCAATTCCGACTCAATGTAATATACCAAGCGACTTGAAAATTCAGTACCAGAAACTATACAACGCAGCGATCGGCAATAACTTTTTCCTACCAGCTGAAAAAGCCCCAGCCGGAAGTGACCAACAAGCACTGACCGTAGGGGATAAAACTTGCTCTACATCTTCTGTGTTTACTGATATACTTCGCGAGCGTTCAAGCTGCCCATGGTACCTGACAATTACCCACAATTCCACATATTATCCTTCATCACGCACTGATGTCGTGTGTCGCTGTACGGAGTGTGTGGACTCTGACAGTAACCACCAATGTGTGGTGGTTTATACTCCAATGACTGTCCTGAAACGTACAGCTGAATGTGTTGATGGACTGTACGTTTATAAACCAAGTGTCGTCGATGTAGCCACAGCCTGTGTCTGCGCACGGAGAAGCGATGTATTATCCGGATGA